The genomic DNA AGACCGCGGCTTTCAGCGTATTCGCAAAGCGGTCGAGCCGCAAGGTGACGTAAAGCCGGACTGGGCCATTATTAGCGAAGTTGCTACCGCCATGGGCTACCCTATGTCCTATGCAAACACAGAGGAAATTTGGGATGAAATGCGAAGCCTCTGCCCGTTATTCGCTGGAGCAAGCTACCAAAAAATGGAGGTGCAAGGTGGAGTACAGTGGCCCTGCCCTACAGAGGATCATCCAGGCACACCGTATTTGTACAAAGGAAATCAATTTTCCACGCCTAGTGGCAAAGGCCGATTATTCGCCTGCGAATGGCGTCCGCCGCAAGAACAGCCGGATGCAAAATACCCGCTTGTCTTGTCCACAGTCCGTGAAGTGGGGCATTATTCCGTACGCACCATGACTGGCAATTGCCGTGCTTTACGCCAGTTGTCTGATGAGCCTGGCTTTATTCAAATTAGCCCGGAAGACGGAGCAGATCTGAACATTCTGGATGGCGAAATAGTCGCCATATCCTCCCGCCGTGGACGCATCATGGCACGCGCACAAATCAGTGACCGTGTACAACACGGTGCGACCTATATGACCTATCACTGGTGGGTTGGAGCTTGTAACGAGCTGACCGCCGATTTTCTAGATCCGGTATCCAAAACCCCGGAATTAAAATACTGTGCCATCCGGCTGGAACGGATCGCAGACCAAACCCAGGCCGAACGTGATGTACACGAATCGTACCAACGGATCCGCAAACAGATGAACGTCCAGGAAGCTGTTTTGGCGGATAAGGTGACGAGATGAGCGGCGCACGAAATACGCTGAACCGTCCGACGAGTAGAATGGGAGCAGCCGATAGAACAAGCGCTGTTGCTTCTTCCTTTGTAGTCGCAGATGCCGGGCACTGTATCGGCTGCAAAGCCTGCGAGCTGGCGTGCTTCGCTGTTCACAGTCAGGCTAACGGCATAGGCGCTTCGGTCGGAACCGTCAGCGTGCCTGTCGTACCTAAGGTGTATGTTGTACGCGCCGGGGATACGTATGTGCCTGTGCAATGCCGGCATTGTGAGAATGCACCCTGCGCACATGCCTGCCCGGTTCAGGCCATTCGACAGGAGAACGGTGTGGTCATGATTGACGAGGAGCTGTGCATCGGCTGTACCTCTTGTGTTTTGGCCTGTCCCTTCGGTGCCATTGAAGTATCTACCGTCTACCGGGAAGGACGTGCCATGACGCAGCCCGGCTTGACCGACCGTGCCGCTCACAAGCCTCTCCCCCGGACTGCCGCAGGCAAATGCGACCTGTGCGCAGACACAAACGGAGGACAGCCTGCCTGTGTAGAAGCCTGTCCAAACGATGTACTACGGCTGGCTATAGTCGAGTCCGATCTGCTTCCCGAGCGTCGGCGGGAAGTCTTCTTCCCTCGCCTGTAAGGCCAAAATCAGCCGCAGAAAGGTAGAAAAAAGATGTCCATAACAACTAACAATGCCTCTTCGGCTCCTTGTAGGGAGACGACGGATTACACCAACCCCATTATTCATATTGACCCCAGTATGTGTACCGGGTGCAGACGCTGTGCAGGGGTTTGTCCGGTAGATGCCATAGAAGGCCAGCCTGGAGAGCCGCAAACCGTGAATGCAGACCGCTGCGTGATCTGTGGCCAATGTGTACAAATATGCAGCGTATACGCATCCGATTGGGCTGATTCATCCCCATGGGTAGCCGACAGCAGAAGACAGGAGCGTCTGCGTGAGCGCGATATGCCTGCTGACATCGGTGAGCCCCTATTCGCTGCCTACTATAGCTGTAGCCTGAAAAAGGTAACCGACATGATGGCGAAACCGGGACAGTTCCGGATCGTCCAATGTGCTCCAGCCATTCGCGTATCAATCGCAGAGGAATTTGGTATGCCATTTGGCACGCTCACACCAGGTAAAATGGCTGCGGCTCTGCGCCGTCTTGGCTTTGATCGGGTATATGACACCAACTTTGGAGCTGATGTCACCATTATGGAGGAAGGCACCGAGTTGATTCGTCGTGTAACCGAGGGTGGGCCGCTACCGATGTTTACCTCCTGCTGTCCGGCTTGGGTTCGGTTCGCCGAGATTGAATATCCCGATCTGTTGGACCATTTGTCCAGCTGTAAATCCCCTATGCAAATGTTAGGCTCGCTGGTCAAAACCTATGGTGCCCAACTGGACGAGGTGGAACCTGCGAGCATTTATAGCGTTGCGATCATGCCCTGTACCTGCAAGCAATTCGAATGTGATCGTCCTGAAATGGAATCCGACGGTTACCGTGACGTGGACGAGGTACTGACAACGCGTGAACTGGCATATTGGATCAAGGAGAGCGGCATTGATTTTATGGATCTGCCAGATGAAGAATTTGATTCACCGCTAGGACGTTATTCAGGAGCAGGGTCCATTTTTGGTGTGACCGGAGGCGTTATGGAAGCGGCCATCCGTACAGGCTACGAGCTGCTGACGAACGAAAAGCTGCCGAAGCTCCAACTGGATTTTGTACGCGGCGAGGAAGGCGTTCGTGTCGCGGAGGTTCAGGTGGGCGAGCTGCAGCTTAAGGTAGCGGTCGTCGCGGGGCTGCAACATGCCTATGGACTGCTGGATCGTGTGCAGGCAGGGGAATGTGATTATCATTTTATTGAGGTAATGGGCTGTCCTGCCGGATGTATTAGTGGAGGTGGTCAACCCAAGCTCATGCTGGAAAAACACCGGATTGAAGCTTACCGGGCACGCAAATCCTCTATTTATGGACATGATGCGGGGCTTCAGGTGCGAAAATCGCATGAAAACCCTCATATTATTAAGCTCTACGATGAATTTTTAGGTGAGCCGCTTGGTCATGTATCGCATCATTTGCTGCACACAACCTTCCAAAAGCGTGGACCAGGCAAGCAAAGTCGTAGCTGTAATGTTCTTTCTAAAGAGGGTACAAATAACTCCATTCAGTAGCGCGTTAAGCCAAAAGGTTGAACCATGCGACATCCCCCCTCTCCATGCTTAAAAAGAAGCTGCTGAGTCTTGCTCATGTTCATCCTGTGCCCATCATATTCTGCACCAACGAATAATGCATTTCAAAACTTTTTATACTGTATCCATTGTATTTTGTTGTTAGTTAGAAAGGAGTCGAATTGTATGAACCGCTTTGTTTTAGCTGATCCCGATCAGTGTATCGGTTGTCGTACCTGTGAAATTGCATGTGTCATCGCACATTCAGCGGGTAATCCTTTTATTTCGCCAGATGACGAGTTTCATTTTCATCCGCGTCTAAAGGTCATCAAATCCTTTGG from Paenibacillus sp. FSL R10-2782 includes the following:
- a CDS encoding [FeFe] hydrogenase, group A, producing the protein MSITTNNASSAPCRETTDYTNPIIHIDPSMCTGCRRCAGVCPVDAIEGQPGEPQTVNADRCVICGQCVQICSVYASDWADSSPWVADSRRQERLRERDMPADIGEPLFAAYYSCSLKKVTDMMAKPGQFRIVQCAPAIRVSIAEEFGMPFGTLTPGKMAAALRRLGFDRVYDTNFGADVTIMEEGTELIRRVTEGGPLPMFTSCCPAWVRFAEIEYPDLLDHLSSCKSPMQMLGSLVKTYGAQLDEVEPASIYSVAIMPCTCKQFECDRPEMESDGYRDVDEVLTTRELAYWIKESGIDFMDLPDEEFDSPLGRYSGAGSIFGVTGGVMEAAIRTGYELLTNEKLPKLQLDFVRGEEGVRVAEVQVGELQLKVAVVAGLQHAYGLLDRVQAGECDYHFIEVMGCPAGCISGGGQPKLMLEKHRIEAYRARKSSIYGHDAGLQVRKSHENPHIIKLYDEFLGEPLGHVSHHLLHTTFQKRGPGKQSRSCNVLSKEGTNNSIQ
- a CDS encoding 4Fe-4S dicluster domain-containing protein; the encoded protein is MSGARNTLNRPTSRMGAADRTSAVASSFVVADAGHCIGCKACELACFAVHSQANGIGASVGTVSVPVVPKVYVVRAGDTYVPVQCRHCENAPCAHACPVQAIRQENGVVMIDEELCIGCTSCVLACPFGAIEVSTVYREGRAMTQPGLTDRAAHKPLPRTAAGKCDLCADTNGGQPACVEACPNDVLRLAIVESDLLPERRREVFFPRL